In Citrus sinensis cultivar Valencia sweet orange chromosome 4, DVS_A1.0, whole genome shotgun sequence, one DNA window encodes the following:
- the LOC102617509 gene encoding uncharacterized protein LOC102617509 produces MADWGPVVIAVVLFVLLSPGLLFQLPGRNRVVEFGNMHTSGLSILVHTIIFFGLVTIFLIAIGVHIHTG; encoded by the coding sequence atGGCGGATTGGGGGCCGGTTGTGATAGCAGTGGTGCTGTTCGTGCTGTTGAGTCCAGGATTGCTGTTTCAGCTGCCGGGAAGAAACAGGGTGGTCGAGTTTGGCAACATGCATACAAGTGGCCTATCCATTCTTGTTCACACCATCATTTTCTTTGGCCTCGTCACCATCTTTCTCATCGCCATAGGCGTTCACATCCATACcggatga
- the LOC102617214 gene encoding uncharacterized protein LOC102617214 produces the protein MSDWGPVFVAVILFVLLSPGLLFQVPGRHRCVEFGNFQTSGAAIMVHSLLYFALVCVFFLAVKVHLYLG, from the coding sequence ATGTCGGATTGGGGCCCCGTGTTTGTTGCAGTGATCTTGTTTGTGCTGCTATCGCCAGGCCTGTTGTTTCAGGTTCCAGGGCGACACAGGTGTGTCGAGTTTGGCAATTTTCAAACAAGTGGCGCAGCAATTATGGTGCATTCCCTCCTCTATTTTGCTCTCGTTTGTGTCTTTTTTCTTGCTGTCAAGGTTCACTTGTACCTTGGTTAA
- the LOC102616513 gene encoding calmodulin-binding transcription activator 4 isoform X2, translated as MQGGYDVDILFREAQTRWLKPAEVLFILQNYDKYELTQEPPQKPNSGSLFLFNKRVLRFFRKDGHNWRKKKDGRAVGEAHERLKVGNAEALNCYYAHGEQNPNFQRRSYWMLDPAYEHIVLVHYREITEGRPSPGSVVVSPGASSTFTLSPASYVTPNPGPTSLKSDFYEPYQSISSPSSIEVTSEMASKDNAVDSKGGSTSSEAEVSQALRKLKEQLSLNDDMFEEIDSLSRQDLDSESKISQQDQFRAFLQSPEYVVQEEYKGGHAGFQDQSNNLVMHQDAGYDGKHLQQSYGHGYAVGSKGPLSWEDMLESCENASGVESQDKPLSSCWREPVEEQELSCWPNFNGSIEYPSLLMPQEVKKFEIPEYSSLIGTQQTNSNYTTIFDQDHIGVPLEADLRLTVAQKQKFAIREISPDWGYANESTKVIIVGSFLCDPSESAWSCMFGDTEVPLQIIQEGVIRCEAPPRLPGKVTLCITSGNRESCSEVKEFDYRVKPNSYDNWSQKEATKSHDELLLLVRFVQMLLSDSSVNKEEGVELGYHELRGMKADDDLWGQVIDSLLVGSGNSLDTIDWLLQEVLKDKLQQWLSSKSLRESDQPGCSLSKKEQGIIHMVAGLGFEWALNPILSCGVSINFRDINGWTALHWAARFGREKMVAALLASGASAGAVTDPNPLDPTGRTPAFIAASSGHKGLAGYLSEVALTSHLSSLTLEESELSKNSAEVQAEITVNSISNGNISSTEDQLSLKDTLAAVRNAAQAAARIQAAFRAHSFRKRQQRDLAAIGAGLDEYGINPDDIPGLSAISKLAFRNARDHNSAALSIQKKYRGWKGRKDYLAIRQKVVKIQAHVRGYQVRKKYKVIWAVGVLDKVILRWRRKGVGLRGFRPETESNDESDDEDILKVFRRQKVDATIDESVSRVLSMVDSPTARNQYRRMLERYRQAKAELGETSEAAALSAGDAVDMDDESTYRFV; from the exons ATGCAAGGAG GATATGATGTTGACATTTTGTTTAGAGAAGCACAAACGCGTTGGCTGAAGCCAGCTGAGGTGCTGTTTATACTACAAAATTACGACAAGTACGAGCTCACGCAGGAGCCACCGCAAAAGCCAAACA GTGGATCTTTGTTTCTGTTTAATAAGAGAGTCCTCCGGTTTTTTCGTAAGGATGGTCATAATTGGCGTAAAAAGAAGGACGGGAGGGCTGTTGGGGAGGCACACGAACGCCTTAAG GTTGGAAATGCTGAAGctttaaattgttattatgCACATGGTGAGCAGAATCCTAATTTTCAGAGGCGTAGCTATTGGATGCTGGATCC GGCTTATGAGCATATTGTCCTTGTTCACTACAGAGAAATAACTGAG GGAAGGCCTAGTCCTGGATCTGTTGTAGTATCACCAGGAGCTTCTTCCACTTTCACTTTGAGTCCAGCATCTTACGTCACTCCAAATCCAGGACCTACCTCTCTGAAAAGTGATTTCTATGAACCATATCAGAGTATATCTAGTCCAAGTTCCATAGAGGTTACTTCTGAGATGGCAAGTAAGGATAATGCAGTAGATAGTAAAGGAGGATCAACTAGTTCTGAAGCTGAGGTTAGTCAAGCTTTGCGGAAGCTTAAGGAGCAGTTAAGTTTGAACGATGACATGTTTGAAGAAATTGATTCACTCTCCAGGCAGGATTTGGACAGCGAAAGCAAGATCTCCCAGCAGGACCAGTTTAGAGCTTTTCTGCAAAGCCCAGAATATGTTGTCCAAGAGGAATATAAAGGTGGACATGCTGGATTCCAAGATCAGTCAAATAATCTTGTGATGCATCAGGATGCAG gATATGATGGCAAACATCTTCAGCAATCTTATGGGCATGGTTATGCGGTTGGAAGTAAAGGACCTTTATCTTGGGAAGACATGCTTGAGTCATGTGAGAACGCATCAGGTGTTGAGTCCCAG GATAAGCCACTTTCTTCTTGTTGGAGGGAACCAGTTGAAGAGCAGGAACTCTCTTGTTGGCCAAATTTCAATGGGTCCATTGAATATC CTTCTTTGTTGATGCCTCaggaagttaaaaaatttgaaattcctGAATATTCATCTCTAATAGGAACTCAACAAACCAATTCCAATTACACAACAATTTTTGACCAAGATCATATTGGAGTGCCACTTGAAGCAGATTTGAGATTGACCGTTGCTCAAAAGCAGAAGTTTGCAATTCGTGAAATATCCCCTGATTGGGGTTATGCAAATGAATCTACGAAG GTCATAATTGTCGGATCTTTTCTCTGTGATCCATCAGAATCTGCATGGTCATGTATGTTTGGTGACACTGAAGTACCTCTTCAGATCATTCAGGAAGGTGTTATCCGTTGCGAAGCTCCTCCTCGCCTTCCTGGAAAAGTCACTCTGTGTATAACTTCTGGCAATCGGGAGTCTTGCAGTGAAGTCAAAGAATTCGACTACCGAGTTAAGCCTAATAGTTATGATAATTGGTCCCAAAAAGAAGCTACTAAGAGCCATGATGAACTTCTGCTACTTGTCAGATTTGTACAGATGCTTTTGTCTGATTCATCAGTGAATAAAGAAGAGGGGGTTGAGCTGGGATATCATGAATTGCGAGGAATGAAAGCTGATGATGATTTGTGGGGACAAGTTATAGATTCTCTTTTAGTTGGTAGTGGTAATTCGCTGGATACTATTGATTGGCTTCTGCAAGAGGTTCTTAAAGACAAGCTGCAACAGTGGCTATCTTCCAAATCCTTGCGAGAATCTGATCAGCCAGGTTGTTCCTTGTCCAAGAAAGAGCAAGGGATAATACACATGGTTGCTGGGTTGGGCTTTGAGTGGGCCTTAAACCCAATTCTCAGTTGTGGAGTGAGTATAAACTTCCGGGATATTAATGGATGGACTGCCCTTCATTGGGCTGCACGTTTTGGAAG GGAAAAAATGGTGGCGGCTCTTTTGGCTTCTGGTGCATCAGCTGGTGCAGTGACAGATCCCAATCCACTAGATCCAACTGGTAGAACCCCAGCATTCATTGCTGCCTCCAGTGGGCACAAGGGTCTTGCCGGTTATCTTTCAGAAGTGGCACTAACTAGCCATCTTTCATCCCTCACTCTGGAAGAAAGTGAGCTTTCCAAAAATTCTGCTGAGGTTCAAGCAGAAATAACTGTGAATAGTATCTCGAATGGAAACATCTCTTCCACTGAGGATCAGCTTTCACTTAAAGATACATTGGCTGCAGTTAGGAACGCAGCTCAGGCTGCTGCACGCATTCAGGCTGCTTTCCGGGCTCACTCTTTCAGGAAGCGACAACAAAGGGATCTTGCAGCTATCGGTGCTGGCCTAGATGAGTATGGAATCAATCCAGATGACATTCCAGGGCTTTCAGCTATATCAAAACTGGCATTTCGTAATGCTCGTGATCACAACTCAGCTGCTTTATCCATCCAGAAGAAATATAGAGGATGGAAAGGTCGCAAAGATTATCTAGCAATTCGTCAGAAAGTCGTGAAGATACAG GCTCATGTGCGAGGCTATCAAGTTAGGAAGAAGTACAAAGTAATATGGGCTGTGGGAGTTCTTGATAAGGTAATACTACGGTGGCGACGGAAAGGAGTTGGTTTGCGAGGTTTTCGGCCAGAGACAGAGTCCAATGATgaaagtgatgatgaagacaTTCTCAAAGTTTTTCGCAGACAGAAAGTGGATGCAACTATTGATGAATCTGTCTCACGAGTATTGTCCATGGTTGATTCTCCGACTGCACGTAACCAATATCGCCGGATGCTTGAAAGATACCGACAAGCTAAG GCTGAACTGGGTGAAACAAGTGAAGCGGCAGCATTATCTGCAGGTGATGCTGTCGATATGGATGATGAATCGACATACCGATTTGTGTAG
- the LOC102616513 gene encoding calmodulin-binding transcription activator 4 isoform X1 has protein sequence MMLAGYDVDILFREAQTRWLKPAEVLFILQNYDKYELTQEPPQKPNSGSLFLFNKRVLRFFRKDGHNWRKKKDGRAVGEAHERLKVGNAEALNCYYAHGEQNPNFQRRSYWMLDPAYEHIVLVHYREITEGRPSPGSVVVSPGASSTFTLSPASYVTPNPGPTSLKSDFYEPYQSISSPSSIEVTSEMASKDNAVDSKGGSTSSEAEVSQALRKLKEQLSLNDDMFEEIDSLSRQDLDSESKISQQDQFRAFLQSPEYVVQEEYKGGHAGFQDQSNNLVMHQDAGYDGKHLQQSYGHGYAVGSKGPLSWEDMLESCENASGVESQDKPLSSCWREPVEEQELSCWPNFNGSIEYPSLLMPQEVKKFEIPEYSSLIGTQQTNSNYTTIFDQDHIGVPLEADLRLTVAQKQKFAIREISPDWGYANESTKVIIVGSFLCDPSESAWSCMFGDTEVPLQIIQEGVIRCEAPPRLPGKVTLCITSGNRESCSEVKEFDYRVKPNSYDNWSQKEATKSHDELLLLVRFVQMLLSDSSVNKEEGVELGYHELRGMKADDDLWGQVIDSLLVGSGNSLDTIDWLLQEVLKDKLQQWLSSKSLRESDQPGCSLSKKEQGIIHMVAGLGFEWALNPILSCGVSINFRDINGWTALHWAARFGREKMVAALLASGASAGAVTDPNPLDPTGRTPAFIAASSGHKGLAGYLSEVALTSHLSSLTLEESELSKNSAEVQAEITVNSISNGNISSTEDQLSLKDTLAAVRNAAQAAARIQAAFRAHSFRKRQQRDLAAIGAGLDEYGINPDDIPGLSAISKLAFRNARDHNSAALSIQKKYRGWKGRKDYLAIRQKVVKIQAHVRGYQVRKKYKVIWAVGVLDKVILRWRRKGVGLRGFRPETESNDESDDEDILKVFRRQKVDATIDESVSRVLSMVDSPTARNQYRRMLERYRQAKAELGETSEAAALSAGDAVDMDDESTYRFV, from the exons ATGATGCTTGCAGGATATGATGTTGACATTTTGTTTAGAGAAGCACAAACGCGTTGGCTGAAGCCAGCTGAGGTGCTGTTTATACTACAAAATTACGACAAGTACGAGCTCACGCAGGAGCCACCGCAAAAGCCAAACA GTGGATCTTTGTTTCTGTTTAATAAGAGAGTCCTCCGGTTTTTTCGTAAGGATGGTCATAATTGGCGTAAAAAGAAGGACGGGAGGGCTGTTGGGGAGGCACACGAACGCCTTAAG GTTGGAAATGCTGAAGctttaaattgttattatgCACATGGTGAGCAGAATCCTAATTTTCAGAGGCGTAGCTATTGGATGCTGGATCC GGCTTATGAGCATATTGTCCTTGTTCACTACAGAGAAATAACTGAG GGAAGGCCTAGTCCTGGATCTGTTGTAGTATCACCAGGAGCTTCTTCCACTTTCACTTTGAGTCCAGCATCTTACGTCACTCCAAATCCAGGACCTACCTCTCTGAAAAGTGATTTCTATGAACCATATCAGAGTATATCTAGTCCAAGTTCCATAGAGGTTACTTCTGAGATGGCAAGTAAGGATAATGCAGTAGATAGTAAAGGAGGATCAACTAGTTCTGAAGCTGAGGTTAGTCAAGCTTTGCGGAAGCTTAAGGAGCAGTTAAGTTTGAACGATGACATGTTTGAAGAAATTGATTCACTCTCCAGGCAGGATTTGGACAGCGAAAGCAAGATCTCCCAGCAGGACCAGTTTAGAGCTTTTCTGCAAAGCCCAGAATATGTTGTCCAAGAGGAATATAAAGGTGGACATGCTGGATTCCAAGATCAGTCAAATAATCTTGTGATGCATCAGGATGCAG gATATGATGGCAAACATCTTCAGCAATCTTATGGGCATGGTTATGCGGTTGGAAGTAAAGGACCTTTATCTTGGGAAGACATGCTTGAGTCATGTGAGAACGCATCAGGTGTTGAGTCCCAG GATAAGCCACTTTCTTCTTGTTGGAGGGAACCAGTTGAAGAGCAGGAACTCTCTTGTTGGCCAAATTTCAATGGGTCCATTGAATATC CTTCTTTGTTGATGCCTCaggaagttaaaaaatttgaaattcctGAATATTCATCTCTAATAGGAACTCAACAAACCAATTCCAATTACACAACAATTTTTGACCAAGATCATATTGGAGTGCCACTTGAAGCAGATTTGAGATTGACCGTTGCTCAAAAGCAGAAGTTTGCAATTCGTGAAATATCCCCTGATTGGGGTTATGCAAATGAATCTACGAAG GTCATAATTGTCGGATCTTTTCTCTGTGATCCATCAGAATCTGCATGGTCATGTATGTTTGGTGACACTGAAGTACCTCTTCAGATCATTCAGGAAGGTGTTATCCGTTGCGAAGCTCCTCCTCGCCTTCCTGGAAAAGTCACTCTGTGTATAACTTCTGGCAATCGGGAGTCTTGCAGTGAAGTCAAAGAATTCGACTACCGAGTTAAGCCTAATAGTTATGATAATTGGTCCCAAAAAGAAGCTACTAAGAGCCATGATGAACTTCTGCTACTTGTCAGATTTGTACAGATGCTTTTGTCTGATTCATCAGTGAATAAAGAAGAGGGGGTTGAGCTGGGATATCATGAATTGCGAGGAATGAAAGCTGATGATGATTTGTGGGGACAAGTTATAGATTCTCTTTTAGTTGGTAGTGGTAATTCGCTGGATACTATTGATTGGCTTCTGCAAGAGGTTCTTAAAGACAAGCTGCAACAGTGGCTATCTTCCAAATCCTTGCGAGAATCTGATCAGCCAGGTTGTTCCTTGTCCAAGAAAGAGCAAGGGATAATACACATGGTTGCTGGGTTGGGCTTTGAGTGGGCCTTAAACCCAATTCTCAGTTGTGGAGTGAGTATAAACTTCCGGGATATTAATGGATGGACTGCCCTTCATTGGGCTGCACGTTTTGGAAG GGAAAAAATGGTGGCGGCTCTTTTGGCTTCTGGTGCATCAGCTGGTGCAGTGACAGATCCCAATCCACTAGATCCAACTGGTAGAACCCCAGCATTCATTGCTGCCTCCAGTGGGCACAAGGGTCTTGCCGGTTATCTTTCAGAAGTGGCACTAACTAGCCATCTTTCATCCCTCACTCTGGAAGAAAGTGAGCTTTCCAAAAATTCTGCTGAGGTTCAAGCAGAAATAACTGTGAATAGTATCTCGAATGGAAACATCTCTTCCACTGAGGATCAGCTTTCACTTAAAGATACATTGGCTGCAGTTAGGAACGCAGCTCAGGCTGCTGCACGCATTCAGGCTGCTTTCCGGGCTCACTCTTTCAGGAAGCGACAACAAAGGGATCTTGCAGCTATCGGTGCTGGCCTAGATGAGTATGGAATCAATCCAGATGACATTCCAGGGCTTTCAGCTATATCAAAACTGGCATTTCGTAATGCTCGTGATCACAACTCAGCTGCTTTATCCATCCAGAAGAAATATAGAGGATGGAAAGGTCGCAAAGATTATCTAGCAATTCGTCAGAAAGTCGTGAAGATACAG GCTCATGTGCGAGGCTATCAAGTTAGGAAGAAGTACAAAGTAATATGGGCTGTGGGAGTTCTTGATAAGGTAATACTACGGTGGCGACGGAAAGGAGTTGGTTTGCGAGGTTTTCGGCCAGAGACAGAGTCCAATGATgaaagtgatgatgaagacaTTCTCAAAGTTTTTCGCAGACAGAAAGTGGATGCAACTATTGATGAATCTGTCTCACGAGTATTGTCCATGGTTGATTCTCCGACTGCACGTAACCAATATCGCCGGATGCTTGAAAGATACCGACAAGCTAAG GCTGAACTGGGTGAAACAAGTGAAGCGGCAGCATTATCTGCAGGTGATGCTGTCGATATGGATGATGAATCGACATACCGATTTGTGTAG
- the LOC102616034 gene encoding uncharacterized protein LOC102616034 isoform X1 — protein MESKDKAELINLAIQKIREERKNNEDASSAQEDQLLISNLLSQLESLEGGGVLKQPGGIPGQEEANSSAVGEVETEGDNAGQLGGEGAEISREEIINELRHVKRQNFITHCLLSAMIFLTLSWQLSEVKLILKVRDGINHPFKAVGSMLKGMFKRPRDNGRDAEQQQQHEAPQYSPFKMPELPHMDLAELGMNGERH, from the exons ATGGAATCAAAAGACAAAGCAGAGCTAATCAATCTTGCAATTCAGAAAATCAGAGAAGAAAGGAAGAACAACGAAGATGCCTCCTCTGCCCAAGAAGATCAGCTTCTGATCTCTAACTTGCTTTCTCag TTGGAGTCATTAGAAGGGGGTGGGGTCCTAAAGCAACCTGGAGGAATACCGGGACAAGAGGAGGCCAATTCCTCTGCAGTTGGTGAAGTGGAAACTGAGGGTGATAATGCTGGTCAGTTAGGTGGTGAGGGTGCCGAGATTAGTAGAGAAGAGATCATCAATGAGCTTAGGCATGTGAAGAGACAGAACTTTATAACTCATTGTCTTCTTTCGGCAATGATTTTCCTCACTTTGTCATGGCAACTATCTGAGGTCAAACTGATTTTGAAAGTTAGAGATGGAATAAACCACCCTTTTAAAGCTGTTGGAAGCATGCTGAAAGGGATGTTTAAACGTCCTAGAGACAATGGCCGAGATGCAGAACAACAACAGCAGCATGAGGCTCCTCAATACTCTCCTTTCAAAATGCCGGAGCTACCCCATATGGATTTAGCAGAATTAGGTATGAATGGCGAGAGACACTGA
- the LOC102616034 gene encoding uncharacterized protein LOC102616034 isoform X2, translated as MKSFNSVGYKMVSFTLRVVKLESLEGGGVLKQPGGIPGQEEANSSAVGEVETEGDNAGQLGGEGAEISREEIINELRHVKRQNFITHCLLSAMIFLTLSWQLSEVKLILKVRDGINHPFKAVGSMLKGMFKRPRDNGRDAEQQQQHEAPQYSPFKMPELPHMDLAELGMNGERH; from the exons ATGAAAAGCTTTAATTCAGTCGGATACAAAATGGTTTCCTTCACTCTTCGTGTCGTGAAG TTGGAGTCATTAGAAGGGGGTGGGGTCCTAAAGCAACCTGGAGGAATACCGGGACAAGAGGAGGCCAATTCCTCTGCAGTTGGTGAAGTGGAAACTGAGGGTGATAATGCTGGTCAGTTAGGTGGTGAGGGTGCCGAGATTAGTAGAGAAGAGATCATCAATGAGCTTAGGCATGTGAAGAGACAGAACTTTATAACTCATTGTCTTCTTTCGGCAATGATTTTCCTCACTTTGTCATGGCAACTATCTGAGGTCAAACTGATTTTGAAAGTTAGAGATGGAATAAACCACCCTTTTAAAGCTGTTGGAAGCATGCTGAAAGGGATGTTTAAACGTCCTAGAGACAATGGCCGAGATGCAGAACAACAACAGCAGCATGAGGCTCCTCAATACTCTCCTTTCAAAATGCCGGAGCTACCCCATATGGATTTAGCAGAATTAGGTATGAATGGCGAGAGACACTGA
- the LOC102615739 gene encoding nuclear transport factor 2B encodes MDPDSVAKAFVEHYYTTFDANRTGLANLYQEGSMLTFEGQKIQGSQNIVAKLTSLPFQQCQHSITTVDCQPSGPAGGMLVFVSGNLQLAGEQHALKFSQMFHLMPTPQGSFYVLNDIFRLNYA; translated from the exons ATGGATCCAGACTCAGTGGCTAAAGCCTTCGTCGAGCACTACTACACGACGTTTGATGCCAATCGTACGGGGCTCGCCAATCTCTATCAGGAAGGTTcaatgttgacttttgaaggtCAAAAAATCCAAGGCTCGCAAAACATCGTCGCTAAGCTCACTAGCCTTCCCTTCCAGCAGTGCCAGCACTCCATCACCACCGTCGATTGCCAGCCCTCCGGTCCCGCTGGCGGCATGCTCGTTTTTGTCTCCGGTAATCTCCAACTCGCTGGTGAACAGCACGCTCTCAAGTTCAGCCAG ATGTTCCATTTGATGCCAACACCTCAGGGAAGCTTTTATGTGTTGAATGACATATTCAGGTTGAACTATGCATGA